The DNA region TAACGATTGGATGTCTGCTAACGGGCGCGCTGCCTACGAAACGCAGCATTGTCCGCAATGAGGGATATTTGAGACAGTTCACCGCATTCGATAATCCGGATGCGGTCCGCAGCCTTCGCGACCCTTGCGCCTTTGGGCGTCGATCCACTCCAGCACTTCGGCGAGGGGCCAGACGACGCATCGGGGTGTCAGGTAGAACCGCTGCGGAAATTCGCCCTTCTGTTCGAGTTCGTAGATCGTCGTATCGGAGAG from Marinicauda algicola includes:
- a CDS encoding helix-turn-helix transcriptional regulator — translated: MLHRVKEGGRTGLRDFARDLNPPPKAPAPVTSTDPERITPADIFRRRTVRRPELRKLVPLSDTTIYELEQKGEFPQRFYLTPRCVVWPLAEVLEWIDAQRRKGREGCGPHPDYRMR